A genomic window from Brassica oleracea var. oleracea cultivar TO1000 chromosome C8, BOL, whole genome shotgun sequence includes:
- the LOC106309467 gene encoding G-type lectin S-receptor-like serine/threonine-protein kinase RKS1: MKLFFFFFFSLLLGSCIGANDTIMRRQSLRDGEVIFSEGKRFAFGFFSPGEDSKLRYVGIWYAQISEQTVIWVANRERPVNDTSGLVVFSGRGNLCLYSSAHETELLWSTNVSDRISEPMARLSDLGNLVVLDHLTGRTLWESFDHPTDTFVPFMRLGFTRKDGLDRFLTSWRSPQDPGLGNYTLRMERGAFPQTMMYNGLNPLWRGGSWTGQRWSGVPEKTLKSIFNISFVNNQDEVSNTYGVLDTSVITRVVMRDVGSLQRFTWNAREKRWIGLRPNPQEQCDGYAYCGPNGYCDPLSRDTLECRCLPGYEPKTPEDWNSRDPSGGCTRRDDTGLTCRGREVFVKLERVKIPDTSGAIVDMNVTLKECKQTCLGNCSCVAYASGYYESEGGPRGCLTWHGDMLDTRTYLSSGQDLYVRVDKEELARWNREGSSRKRKLIWILISLIAAVMLATVMLFCFVRKRQKSKRHTRSTTAFATSYVDFGDSLRFGEQLHDKERNRELPLFELTTIVEATDNFSLNNKFGAGGFGSVYKGVLENAMEIAGKRLSTNSGQGMVEFKNEVKLISKLQHRNLVRILGCCVELEEKMLIYEYLPNKSLDYFIFHEEHRALLDWPQRIDIIRGVARGVLYLHHDSRLRIIHRDLKASNVLLDNEMIPKISDFGMARIFGGNQVEGSTKRVLGTYGYMSPEYAMDGQFSIKSDVYSFGVLILEIITGKKNNCCFNEYSNLLGHIWDQWKKGEVIEIIDKLMDVKSYDESEVIKCIHIGLLCVQENASDRVDMSTIVFMLEQNAIDLPSPKHPAFTTGRRIESNDGGSSSGGCLSGQNGNSINDVTLTTILGR, from the exons ATGAAACTCTTCTTCTTCTTCTTCTTCTCCCTCCTCCTTGGATCCTGTATCGGAGCCAATGACACAATTATGAGAAGGCAGTCCTTGAGAGATGGTGAGGTTATATTCTCTGAAGGCAAGAGGTTTGCTTTTGGATTCTTCAGCCCTGGGGAGGACTCTAAGCTTCGTTACGTCGGTATCTGGTACGCTCAGATCTCTGAGCAGACTGTTATATGGGTTGCAAACAGAGAACGTCCCGTTAATGACACGTCAGGGCTTGTAGTGTTCAGTGGCAGAGGGAACCTCTGCTTATATTCATCAGCCCATGAGACTGAGCTTCTATGGTCGACTAATGTCTCAGATAGGATCTCTGAGCCAATGGCTAGACTCTCTGATCTAGGCAACCTCGTTGTACTTGATCATCTCACTGGGAGAACTCTCTGGGAGAGCTTTGATCATCCTACAGACACTTTTGTTCCTTTCATGAGACTAGGCTTCACAAGAAAAGACGGTTTGGATCGGTTTCTAACGTCATGGAGATCTCCTCAAGACCCTGGTCTTGGGAACTATACATTGAGGATGGAACGTGGAGCGTTTCCACAGACAATGATGTACAACGGTCTGAACCCACTGTGGCGTGGAGGTTCATGGACAGGACAGAGATGGAGCGGTGTCCCTGAGAAGACACTCAAGTCCATCTTCAACATCTCCTTTGTGAATAATCAGGACGAAGTGTCCAACACTTACGGCGTGTTGGACACTTCAGTGATAACAAGAGTGGTGATGAGAGACGTGGGAAGCTTGCAACGGTTTACGTGGAACGCAAGGGAGAAGAGGTGGATAGGGTTAAGACCTAACCCTCAAGAGCAGTGCGACGGGTACGCTTATTGTGGACCGAACGGTTACTGTGATCCCTTGAGTAGAGACACGTTGGAGTGCAGATGCTTACCTGGCTACGAGCCCAAGACGCCTGAGGATTGGAACTCGAGAGATCCTTCAGGTGGGTGCACGAGGAGAGATGATACAGGTTTAACATGCCGTGGGAGAGAAGTTTTTGTGAAGTTGGAGCGTGTGAAGATTCCAGACACGTCAGGTGCAATTGTGGATATGAATGTTACGTTGAAGGAATGTAAACAGACATGCTTAGGGAACTGCAGTTGTGTCGCTTACGCAAGTGGTTACTATGAAAGTGAAGGAGGACCAAGAGGGTGTTTGACATGGCACGGTGATATGTTGGATACGAGGACTTACTTGAGCTCAGGACAAGATTTGTATGTACGCGTAGACAAGGAAGAGTTAG CACGGTGGAACAGAGAAGGGTCATCAAGGAAGAGGAAACTCATTTGGATTCTCATCAGTTTGATTGCAGCTGTCATGTTAGCAACGGTTATGTTGTTCTGTTTTGTGAGGAAGCGACAAA AGTCTAAGAGGCATACAAGATCTACAACAGCCTTTGCTACTAGTTATGTTGATTTTGGAGACTCACTAAGATTTGGAGAACAGCTTCATGACAAGGAAAGAAATAGGGAGTTGCCTCTCTTCGAGCTTACCACAATCGTTGAAGCGACAGACAACTTCTCTTTAAATAACAAGTTTGGAGCAGGTGGTTTTGGATCCGTTTATAAG GGAGTGTTGGAGAATGCTATGGAGATAGCTGGGAAGAGGTTGTCAACAAACTCAGGCCAAGGAATGGTAGAGTTCAAGAACGAGGTCAAGTTGATATCAAAGCTGCAGCATCGGAATCTCGTGAGGATCTTAGGGTGTTGCGTTGAACTGGAAGAAAAGATGTTGATATACGAGTATCTACCTAACAAGAGTCTAGACTATTTCATATTCC ACGAAGAGCATCGAGCACTTCTCGATTGGCCACAACGAATAGATATAATACGAGGGGTTGCTCGTGGAGTCCTCTATCTTCATCATGATTCAAGGCTGAGGATCATCCATAGGGACCTCAAGGCAAGCAATGTACTTCTTGACAATGAAATGATCCCTAAGATTTCAGATTTTGGCATGGCGAGGATCTTTGGAGGCAACCAGGTTGAAGGAAGCACGAAACGGGTCCTTGGAACATA TGGTTATATGTCACCGGAGTACGCAATGGATGGCCAGTTCTCCATAAAATCTGACGTGTATAGCTTTGGAGTATTGATTTTAGAGATCATTACCGGAAAGAAAAACAACTGTTGCTTCAATGAATATTCGAATCTACTCGGACAT ATTTGGGATCAATGGAAGAAAGGTGAAGTAATAGAGATCATAGACAAACTGATGGACGTGAAGAGTTATGATGAGAGCGAAGTGATCAAGTGCATACACATTGGGTTGCTTTGTGTTCAAGAAAACGCTTCGGACAGAGTAGATATGTCTACCATTGTGTTCATGTTGGAGCAAAACGCTATTGATCTTCCATCTCCGAAGCATCCGGCCTTTACTACGGGGAGGAGAATAGAAAGTAATGATGGTGGCAGCTCCTCTGGTGGTTGTCTCAGCGGACAAAACGGAAATTCTATTAATGACGTCACCCTCACCACCATTCTTGGCCGCTAA